Within the Pseudomonadota bacterium genome, the region GAGCGGCTTCAGGAAGACCACCGTTTGGCGCAGGCGCTCATATGGCACAACAGAATGTTCAATCCGAACATGCCGCCCGATGTCATACCGGTCGCGTTCTGGCCGATCTGGGACGAGGGCACAGCGTTCCCGCCGGCCGGCTGATCGCCTGACGGTGAAGTGCTCAGATCGATCCCTTCGCCGAATCAGATGCTACCTCTGCGGCAGATGGTCCTGCTTGCCAGCCACAAAACAGAAGCCGGATTTGGTTCGCCGCCGAGGGCGTGGTCACGAGCGTCCGTCATCCTTCGTGCCACCGGCTCTCGCGTTGATGAATGCTGGCCATCGTCGACAGGGGTTTGGCGCCAATCGTTAATGTAAGATGTTGGATGCCGAACGGAAAACCGAGCGGCCCGGCGTCCTGTGCCAATTCAGGTCAATCGAGACCCTTCATGCGCGCGGCATCATCCGTCATAATCGTTTCGGGCACACCGGATGTGCCGGTGCGCCGGTACAAGATGTTTCGGCCGGGTTCATGCCGAAGTGCACGTCTTGTGCTCCTTTTTGCTCGATAGAGACCGAGTGGTGTCGGACGAAAGATCTGGGACCGCCGGTGTCTGGGACGGGGGAAGACAAATGATTGATCATTATCGGAAGGTACTTTTGGCTTTGTTTGCTGCCATGGCGCTGGGTCTTGGCGTGGCCGCCTGTGATGACGGCGGTTCAGGTGACAGCGGGTCCAGCGATTCCGGATCGACCAGTGATGATTCCGGAAGCAGCGATAGCAGCGGCAGTTAAGCCGCCGCTCGCTTAAGCCAAAACACTACAAAAAAGGCTCCGGACGTCTGCCAGTCCGGAGCCTTTTTTCATTGTTCTGACCGGCGGCCTCTATGGCCGCAACCGGTCGAAGATGCAGCCTAGAACTTTCGATAGGCCTTGTTGAGGTCGCGCATGGGATGGCGATCCGACATCTGGAACTTGATCAGCAGTTCGCGCGCCATCATGTCGCGGTCCTGCTGGTTGTCCGGCAGTTCCATGTCGGACGGCAGACGGATCCAGCCGTTGGCGTTGCGGTCGAACACCGCCGGGCTGCCTTCCTCGTATCCCATGTGGACGTCCTCCAACCAGTTGAGGTCGTCCCAGCCCATGATCTCGATGTAGTCCTTCAAGAACGGCGTGAGCTTGTCGTAATCGGGCAGCAGGTTGACATCGTAGCGATAGCCGATGTGCTGGCCGATGACCTTCTCGCGCTCGGTGTCGAGACCGTCGGTCTTCAGAAAATGGTCGATATCCTTGACGTCGCTCATCGAGGCATCTCCCTAAAGGTGGTGGTAGTCGGCGACGCCGACCGTGTGGCTGGTGCCGGCCAAGGGCACGCCCGCCATGGCGGACGCCTCCATGGTCAGAGCCGCAAGGTCTTCCGGCTCCAGGCTGTGCACGTTGGTTTTGCCGCAGGCGCGCGCCATCATCTGCGCTTCAATGGTGAGCGTGTGCAGGATGTTATAGACACGCTCCGCCGCGTCGTCGGGGTTGAGGCGCTTCCTGAGCTCCTCGTCCTGGGTCGCGACGCCTACCGGGCAACGGCCGGTGTGGCAGTGATAGCAGTAGCCGGCGGGGACCCCGATGGTGCCTTCGTAGTCGGCCTCCGGGATGTCCTTGTTGCAGTTGAGCGCCATCATCACCGTGGTGCCGATGGCCACCGCGTCGGCGCCCAGCGCCAGCGCCTTGGCCAGATCGCCGCCGTTCCGGACGCCGCCGGCATAGATCAGCGTGATCTCGCCGCGCTTGCCCAAGTCGTCGATGGCACGCCGCGCCTGACGGATTGCCGCGATGCCCGGCACACCGGTCTCCTCGGTCGCCAGATGCGGGCCGGCGCCGGTCGAGCCCTCCATGCCATCGATATAGATGGAGTCGGGATCGCACTTCACCGCCATACGCACGTCGTCATAGACGCGCGCCGCGCCAAGCTTGAGCTGGATCGGGATCTGGTGATCGGTGGCTTCGCGGATCTCCTGGATCTTCAGAGCCAGATCGTCCGGGCCCAGCCAGTCGGGGTGGCGCGCCGGCGAACGCTGGTCGATACCGGCGGGCAGGGAGCGCATCTCGGCGACCTGGTCGGTCACCTTCTGGCCCATCAGATGGCCGCCCAGACCGACCTTGCAGCCCTGACCGATGAAGAATTCGCAGCCGTCGGCCAGCAGCAGATGGTGCGGGTTGAAGCCGTAGCGCGACTGGATGCACTGATAGAACCACTTCTCGGAGAAGCGGCGCTCGTCAGGGATCATGCCGCCTTCGCCGGAGCAGGTCGCCGAGCCAGCCATCGTCGCGCCGCGGGCCAGCGCGGTCTTCGCCTCGTAGCTCAACGCGCCAAAGCTCATGCCCGTCACGTAGACGGGGATGTCGAGCTCGATCGGTCGCTTGGCGCGCGGGCCGATGACCGTCTTGGTATCGCACTTCTCACGATAACCTTCGATCACGAAGCGGGTCAGCGTGCCTGGCAGGAAGGTCAAGTCGTCCCAGGTCGGGATCTTCTTGAACAGCGCCATGCCACGCATGCGGTAGCGGCCCAGTTCGGCCTTGATGTGGATGTCGTCGACAACACGCGGGGTAAACAGGAAATTCTCACCCAGAATATCCTTGTTTCGGGTCGTGCCCGGTGCGTGTTCGGTGACGTCTTCTTTTGTTTTCGCCATGTTCTAACTCCTGAAAAGACCGCCCTTAGAGGACGATCTTCTTTTCCGACGGCTCGAGGTTGTCGTAATTCCACAGCTGCTTGCCGGCCACGATCTTGGTCATGTTCTCGACGCCGTTAGGCGCCTCCAGGCCGTACATCTTCAGCTTGCGCTCCAGCCATGCCTTGTCGAGCTCGGTCATTTCGCCCTCGACCGCGTCGACGCCCAGATCCTCGATCTTGCCGCCGACAAAAATGGTGCCGTCATACATGGAATCGCCGAGGTTCTTGCCGGCGTCACCCAGCACGACCATGCGGCCGCGCTGCATCATGAAGCCGGAGAACGCACCGGTGCGCCCGCCGACGATGATGGTGCCGCCCTTCTGGTCGATGCCGGTACGCGAACCGACATCGCCCTTGCAGACGAGGTCGCCACCGCGGATCGCCGCGCCAAAGGTCGAGCCGGCGTTCTTTTCGACCACGACCGTGCCGGCCATCATGTTCTCCGCGCACGACCAGCCGACGCGTCCGGTGACGCGCACGTTCGGACCGTCGATCAGGCCAACGCCGAAGTAACCCAGGCTGCCTTCAAAGGTCAGGTTCAGGCGGCTCAGGATGCCGACGCCCAGCGAGTGGCGCGCCAGCGGGTTCTTGATGACGATCGAACCGTACCCTTCCGCCATCAGCGACCGGATCTTCAGATTGATCTCCGAGATCTCCATCTCGGCGGCGTCGACCTCGGCACGTTTGTTGAAGTCGACATCCGGCGCTTCCGGGTAAAGCAGATTGTCGGACTCTTCGAGATCGAAGAAGCGCTGCTGGGTACGTCCGGTCAGCTGCTCGGTGTGCAGCCCCATTTCATGGCTGACATGATCGTCTGTCTCTAGTTTCGCCATACCCGAACCTCCCGGTCATAGGGGTCAACGGTGTCGATTTCCTGGGGCAGCACCTGGCGGATGGCGACTTCTTCGGACGCCATCGCGACAAGGTCGTCGCTTTCGTAGAGAACCATCGGCTTGGCGGCCATGACGTCCTTGGCCATGCCCAAGCTGTCATTGGTCGCCACCAGATAGGTGAAGACGCCATCCAGTTCGTCGATCGACTGATGCATCGCGGTTTCCAGGTCGACACCGGATTCCAGCTTGTCGGCGAGATAGACCGCGATCAGCTCGCTGTCGCAGCTCGACTGGAAGCGGAAGTTCTTGCGCTCCATCTCACGGCGCATGATCCAGTAGTTGGTCAGCTGGCCGTTATGCACGACGGAGATGTCGTTATAGGGATAAGCCCAATAAGGATGGGCGGAGCGGATATCGACATCCGACTCCGTCGCCATGCGGGTGTGGCCGATGGCGTGGGTGCCCTTGAAACCCTGCAGCTTGTACTGGTCGGCGACCGTCGTCGCGTCACCCAGATCCTTGATTAGCTCAAGCGCGCTGCCGAGCGACAGGATCTCGGTGCCTTCGACGTCTTCGACGAAGTCGGCCATCTTGCGCATATCGCCGTCGAACGTGAAGCGATAGCGGAAGGCATACTCGGTCGCGTCGACCTTTTCGGTGATGTTGACACCCAGGCCGGTGAGGCGCTTGTCGACTTCGGCGCGCCGCCGCTTGACCTCATCATGGATCTCGTAGCCCTTGGTGAGGTCTTCCTGTTCGGCGACCATGAACCGCATGACATACTCGTTGCTACCGGCCGAACCGTAGACCGCGAAACCCGTCGAATCCGGGCCGCGGTGTTTCAGCGACTGCAGCATGGCGGTCATCTCGGTGCCGATATCACCCGCGCCGTTGCGGTGAATTATTCCGGCGATACCACACATGGGTGTCGTCCTCCTTTTCGTTAAAGACGGCAACGGCGGCGGCGCGCAAGACCGCCGCCGTTGATGTAAACGCCTGTTAGGGCAGGCAATCCCAATAGGTCTCCAGGTCCCACTCGGTGACGGTGGCCATGAAGGTTTCCCACTCGTTGGTCTTGTAGTGCTTGTAGACCTTGTACATGTCGCCGGGCATGGCGGACTTGATGACGTCGTCGTTCTCGAGGGCCTTCAGGGCGTCGCCGAGAGACATCGGCAGCTTCTTGACCTGCTTGCCCTCTTC harbors:
- a CDS encoding FMN-binding glutamate synthase family protein yields the protein MAKTKEDVTEHAPGTTRNKDILGENFLFTPRVVDDIHIKAELGRYRMRGMALFKKIPTWDDLTFLPGTLTRFVIEGYREKCDTKTVIGPRAKRPIELDIPVYVTGMSFGALSYEAKTALARGATMAGSATCSGEGGMIPDERRFSEKWFYQCIQSRYGFNPHHLLLADGCEFFIGQGCKVGLGGHLMGQKVTDQVAEMRSLPAGIDQRSPARHPDWLGPDDLALKIQEIREATDHQIPIQLKLGAARVYDDVRMAVKCDPDSIYIDGMEGSTGAGPHLATEETGVPGIAAIRQARRAIDDLGKRGEITLIYAGGVRNGGDLAKALALGADAVAIGTTVMMALNCNKDIPEADYEGTIGVPAGYCYHCHTGRCPVGVATQDEELRKRLNPDDAAERVYNILHTLTIEAQMMARACGKTNVHSLEPEDLAALTMEASAMAGVPLAGTSHTVGVADYHHL
- a CDS encoding GXGXG motif-containing protein; this translates as MAKLETDDHVSHEMGLHTEQLTGRTQQRFFDLEESDNLLYPEAPDVDFNKRAEVDAAEMEISEINLKIRSLMAEGYGSIVIKNPLARHSLGVGILSRLNLTFEGSLGYFGVGLIDGPNVRVTGRVGWSCAENMMAGTVVVEKNAGSTFGAAIRGGDLVCKGDVGSRTGIDQKGGTIIVGGRTGAFSGFMMQRGRMVVLGDAGKNLGDSMYDGTIFVGGKIEDLGVDAVEGEMTELDKAWLERKLKMYGLEAPNGVENMTKIVAGKQLWNYDNLEPSEKKIVL
- a CDS encoding class II glutamine amidotransferase; translation: MCGIAGIIHRNGAGDIGTEMTAMLQSLKHRGPDSTGFAVYGSAGSNEYVMRFMVAEQEDLTKGYEIHDEVKRRRAEVDKRLTGLGVNITEKVDATEYAFRYRFTFDGDMRKMADFVEDVEGTEILSLGSALELIKDLGDATTVADQYKLQGFKGTHAIGHTRMATESDVDIRSAHPYWAYPYNDISVVHNGQLTNYWIMRREMERKNFRFQSSCDSELIAVYLADKLESGVDLETAMHQSIDELDGVFTYLVATNDSLGMAKDVMAAKPMVLYESDDLVAMASEEVAIRQVLPQEIDTVDPYDREVRVWRN